Proteins encoded by one window of Bacteroidota bacterium:
- a CDS encoding alanine racemase, translated as MQISDLPTPCVLIENSRLETNLRVMQEKANTNGVDLRPHTKTHKSVAIAQKQMAQGASGLTVAKVGEAEIFMENGFSDVRIAYNVVGQEKLARVHQLMSKGRISFCVDTLEGAQQASDFFASLGERAEVLIEVDCGYGRCGVRWDQQQSLDFARAVGDLPGLKLTGILTHAGNAYAGPASDEESLDGSLKRVATEERDRMLEFAAAMHAAGVNGVMPNAVGGRFEISIGSTPSMKYFENAQHQGFTVTEIRPGNYPFNDAIQHALTVAPLKDCALTVYATVVSKQRNSDGSERLFLDAGRKVFTGDEGYLTRGYGIILYNARAMHALPHASITGLSEEHGWVRVPGASTLEVGNTVRVVPNHACVVVNNLDQFHLVDGNEVVGTLPVDARGRVA; from the coding sequence ATGCAGATTTCTGACCTCCCTACGCCCTGTGTACTGATCGAAAACAGCCGGCTTGAAACCAACCTGCGTGTGATGCAGGAGAAAGCTAACACAAACGGCGTGGACCTTCGGCCGCACACCAAAACCCATAAATCTGTTGCCATTGCACAAAAGCAGATGGCACAAGGCGCCAGCGGCCTCACGGTTGCCAAAGTGGGGGAAGCAGAAATTTTTATGGAAAATGGGTTCTCTGATGTGCGGATTGCCTACAATGTGGTCGGGCAAGAGAAACTGGCCCGTGTGCATCAACTGATGTCAAAAGGACGCATTTCTTTTTGTGTTGATACCCTGGAGGGAGCACAGCAGGCTTCAGATTTTTTTGCTTCGCTTGGGGAACGGGCTGAGGTGCTTATTGAGGTAGATTGTGGCTACGGACGCTGTGGTGTGCGCTGGGACCAACAGCAAAGCCTTGATTTTGCTCGTGCTGTAGGTGACCTGCCGGGCTTAAAACTCACGGGCATCCTTACCCACGCCGGCAACGCCTATGCCGGACCAGCATCGGATGAGGAATCCCTTGATGGGTCGCTCAAGCGAGTTGCCACAGAGGAACGGGACCGCATGCTTGAATTTGCGGCCGCAATGCACGCTGCCGGCGTCAATGGGGTTATGCCAAATGCTGTAGGAGGACGCTTTGAAATCAGTATAGGCTCAACGCCTTCCATGAAATACTTCGAGAACGCGCAACATCAAGGGTTTACGGTAACCGAAATAAGGCCCGGCAATTACCCTTTTAACGATGCCATTCAGCATGCGCTCACGGTTGCGCCGCTCAAAGACTGCGCCCTCACGGTTTATGCAACTGTAGTGAGTAAACAACGCAATTCAGACGGTAGTGAGCGGCTCTTCCTGGATGCCGGCCGCAAAGTATTTACGGGTGATGAAGGATACCTGACCAGGGGCTATGGTATTATCCTCTACAATGCGCGTGCGATGCATGCACTGCCCCATGCATCCATTACAGGCCTTTCTGAAGAACATGGCTGGGTACGCGTACCCGGTGCCTCAACCCTCGAAGTTGGCAACACAGTTCGGGTGGTCCCCAATCATGCGTGTGTTGTGGTAAATAACCTGGACCAGTTTCACCTGGTTGATGGGAATGAGGTCGTTGGAACACTGCCCGTTGATGCACGAGGTAGGGTTGCATAG
- the atpC gene encoding ATP synthase F1 subunit epsilon, giving the protein MAGTIYVDIVSPTGSVFKGEAERVRAPGIQGAFEILHNHAPMIAAIELGPLFVTLTSGDRVAFATSGGFVEVLNNTVTVLAETAEPASGIDIDRAKAAEARALEKMSSGDDAERRKAQQSLERARLRMSMGNVGGKRAN; this is encoded by the coding sequence ATGGCTGGAACTATCTACGTCGACATTGTATCGCCAACAGGCAGCGTATTCAAAGGGGAAGCAGAACGCGTGCGTGCACCTGGTATCCAGGGCGCATTCGAAATCCTGCACAACCATGCGCCGATGATCGCAGCAATCGAACTGGGGCCGTTGTTTGTAACGCTTACCTCAGGTGACCGTGTTGCTTTTGCTACCAGTGGCGGCTTTGTTGAAGTACTGAACAACACCGTAACGGTGCTTGCAGAGACGGCTGAGCCGGCTTCAGGCATCGACATTGATCGCGCCAAAGCCGCAGAGGCCCGCGCCCTTGAAAAGATGTCTTCAGGTGATGACGCTGAGCGTCGTAAAGCGCAGCAGTCACTCGAGCGGGCAAGGTTGCGGATGAGCATGGGCAATGTCGGCGGTAAACGCGCCAACTAA
- the atpD gene encoding F0F1 ATP synthase subunit beta — MEATKTMTKGQVVQIIGPVVDVEFEASAVPEILDALSIAREGGDALVLEVQQHLGENRVRTIAMDSTDGLTRGTEVVNTGQAIAMPIGEDIRGRLFNVVGKAIDGLPQPKGDARRPIHAEPPSFDDLATSTEILETGIKVIDILEPYSRGGKIGLFGGAGVGKTVLIMELINNIAKEHDGLSVFAGVGERTREGNDLLREMLESGVIQYGEDFLHAMEEGEWDLSKVDLDKIKESNIALVFGQMNEPPGARARVALSGLTIAEYFRDLGGRDVLFFVDNIFRFTQAGSEVSALLGRMPSAVGYQPTLATEMGEMQERITSTKNGSITSVQAIYVPADDLTDPAPATTFAHLDATTVLSRRISSLGIYPAIDPLDSTSRILDPRVIGDDHYNTAQAVKELLQRYKELQDIIAILGMDELSDEDKEVVGRARRAERYMSQPFFVAEQFTGTPGRYVKLEDTIRGFKMIMNGELDHYPESAFLMKGTIEEVIEHGEKLLAEG; from the coding sequence ATGGAAGCAACCAAAACGATGACCAAAGGGCAGGTTGTACAAATCATTGGCCCCGTAGTAGACGTAGAATTTGAAGCCAGTGCAGTTCCTGAAATTCTTGATGCCTTGAGCATTGCCCGAGAGGGTGGTGATGCGCTGGTACTTGAAGTACAGCAGCATCTCGGCGAGAACCGGGTAAGAACCATCGCAATGGATTCTACGGACGGTTTGACCCGTGGCACTGAAGTAGTGAACACTGGCCAGGCAATCGCAATGCCAATCGGCGAAGATATCCGCGGCCGCCTGTTCAACGTGGTTGGGAAAGCCATCGATGGCCTGCCTCAGCCAAAAGGCGACGCCCGCCGGCCAATTCATGCAGAGCCACCGTCCTTCGACGACCTCGCAACCTCTACCGAAATCCTCGAAACGGGCATCAAGGTAATTGACATCCTCGAGCCTTATTCTCGTGGTGGTAAAATTGGTTTGTTTGGTGGTGCTGGTGTAGGCAAGACTGTATTGATCATGGAACTGATCAACAACATCGCTAAAGAGCACGACGGCCTGTCTGTGTTTGCCGGTGTTGGTGAGCGTACCCGTGAAGGAAATGACCTGCTCCGCGAGATGCTGGAAAGTGGTGTAATCCAGTATGGAGAAGATTTCCTCCATGCAATGGAAGAAGGAGAATGGGACCTTTCCAAAGTTGATCTCGACAAAATTAAAGAGAGTAACATCGCCCTGGTATTTGGCCAGATGAACGAGCCGCCAGGCGCCCGCGCCCGCGTTGCCCTGTCCGGCCTTACAATTGCAGAGTACTTCCGCGATCTTGGTGGTCGTGACGTGCTCTTCTTTGTAGATAACATTTTCCGCTTTACGCAGGCCGGCTCTGAAGTATCAGCGCTTCTTGGTCGTATGCCTAGCGCTGTAGGATACCAGCCGACGCTTGCAACGGAAATGGGTGAGATGCAGGAACGCATTACTTCTACCAAAAACGGTTCAATTACATCAGTGCAGGCCATTTACGTACCTGCTGATGACTTGACTGACCCTGCGCCTGCTACAACCTTTGCGCACCTTGACGCCACAACGGTACTCTCGCGTCGTATCTCTTCTCTGGGTATCTACCCGGCGATTGACCCGCTTGATTCTACCAGCCGTATCCTTGATCCCCGCGTCATTGGCGATGATCATTACAACACGGCACAGGCGGTTAAAGAACTCCTGCAGCGGTACAAAGAGCTTCAGGATATTATTGCTATCCTTGGTATGGATGAATTGAGCGACGAAGATAAAGAAGTTGTAGGCCGTGCACGTCGCGCTGAGCGCTACATGTCTCAGCCATTCTTTGTTGCTGAGCAGTTCACTGGTACCCCGGGCCGCTACGTGAAGCTTGAAGACACCATCCGTGGCTTCAAAATGATCATGAACGGCGAGCTTGACCACTATCCTGAATCTGCCTTCCTGATGAAAGGCACCATTGAGGAAGTGATCGAGCACGGAGAAAAACTGCTCGCAGAAGGATAA